tcatcaacaccattgcctctccgatgatgcgtgagtagttcaccacagaccttcaggtccatagctagtagctagatggcttcttctctctcttggatcttcaatacaaagttctccatgatcttcatggagatctattcgatgtaatcttcttttgcggtgtgtttgtcgagatccgatgaattgtggatttatgatcagattatctatgaatcttatttgagtttcttctgatctcttatatgcatgatttcatatccttgtaattctcttcgagttgtgggttttgtttggccaacttgatctatgattcttgcaatgggagaagtgcttggttttgggttcataccgtgcggtgacctccccaagtgacagaaggggtagcgaggcacgcatcatgttgttgccattaagggtaaaagatggggtttatatctattgcatgaatttattcctctacatcatgtcatcttgcttaaggcgttactctgttcgtcatgaactcaatacactagatgcatgctggatagcggtcgatgtgtggagtaatctctactattaaagggggatctgccgtcgtgatggttcaaccacgACAGACCCCCTCGCTAGCACTGTCAGTTTTATCGATTTTTTTTCCATCTCTCCATAAACCGAGCGattaaatacagaaaaaaaaccaCTGACCGCCTTGTCCCTCTCttcccccccaccccacccctctctcTGCCTCGCCTCGCCTCTCCCGTAATGGCAGCGGTTCAAACCCGCGTCACGTCGATGAGGGCCaggtctccgccgccgccgctcccctcGATCCATCGGTCGCGCCTGATCCGGCGGGATCCGCCCCCCGCCGGCGCGGTACAGAcccaccatggaggccatggaggagctgTCGCAGCTCTCCGAGTCGATATGCCAGGCGGCCTCGCTCCTCGCCGACGACGGCCCCTCCGACGACTCCGCGCCAAGGCGCCCGTCCAACTTCCTCAACACCGTCGTCCTCGGCAACGTCGTAAGTTTCGggcggagcccccccccccccgcgcctcaGAACCGTCGCCTCATGCCCTGATCTGATCTGTTCCGAGCCTTCATGGCGACCGGCGGGGCGTCGGCGCAGCTGTCCACGGGGTTCTACTCGAGCTCGTGCCCAGGCGCGCCGGGCGCAGTCGCGTGGGTGGTGCAGTCGGCCGTGGCGAACGAGCCGCGCATGGGCGCATCCATCCTCCGCCTCTTCTTCCACGACTGCTTCGTCCAGGGCTGCGACGGGTCGCTGCTCCTGGACGACACTGCGAGCTTCCAGGGGGAGAAGATGGCGACGGCCAACAACGGGTCGGTACGTGGGTTCGAGGTCATCGACGTCATATTTGTGCAATAGAGGGTTATACCTTGTACTAGATATTTCGCTGTAACCTTTTTGATGTGAGTTTTTTTTCTACCAGAATGTAAAGTTAAATTACTAACACACTTGTACTTTTATGTGATGAGCATTTGACATGATTTTGCAGTTTGTGAGAAAGTTGAAGCCAAAGGAAGAACAACATACAATGAGGTATTCTCTAAAGTCCAAACACGTATACCCTTCACTGATTGGCCATGATACATCACCCTTGAATGCTACGTTTAAATATCAATGAAGTTTTGCTGTAATTTTGGATGTCTTTATCTAAACTGTAACTGTGCAGTCTGCttatgaagcacaaagagtatcctGAATGCCAACGAAAAATAATTATCCTGTCATTTAAATGCTGAAAGGCATAAAAGTCAATACTTCTATTACATTGCTGCCATGCCATTTTTTCTGATACATAACATGCCTTTCAAAGATATATGCTTGGGAACTGATTTATTTTCTCCCCGTTTGAGTCATT
This genomic stretch from Hordeum vulgare subsp. vulgare chromosome 6H, MorexV3_pseudomolecules_assembly, whole genome shotgun sequence harbors:
- the LOC123405677 gene encoding transcription factor Dp family member 3-like, which gives rise to MEAMEELSQLSESICQAASLLADDGPSDDSAPRRPSNFLNTVVLGNVVTVHGVLLELVPRRAGRSRVGGAVGRGERAAHGRIHPPPLLPRLLRPGLRRVAAPGRHCELPGGEDGDGQQRVVCEKVEAKGRTTYNEVADEIYSELKSMAHIGQGFDEKNIRQRVYDAFNVLIALRVIAKEKKEIRWMGLSNYRYEKLKKLEEVRKELVNKIRHKKALLQEIKKQVSCLHYATLFFGFVASYYYIYRCI